The proteins below are encoded in one region of Drosophila santomea strain STO CAGO 1482 chromosome 3R, Prin_Dsan_1.1, whole genome shotgun sequence:
- the LOC120452245 gene encoding uncharacterized protein LOC120452245, with the protein MKEILFSVLIMLVSKAYALLPKTYEARFVSISTNGTKMPLDVSQIRFLGRERVANGTFEVKEDLDESFSIFGETFIDSMGDGEYKQLLFTAPKQSVCKAFKAYWPYFEPSIKFGVNTDFPVHTHPCPLPKGKYYLKDVVLKADNWPVIMPRGFMKAVATVFKNDEYVGSLEIVSKISDLS; encoded by the exons ATGAAGGAGATTCTGTTTTCTGTACTAATAATGCTAGTTAGCAAGGCATAC gcATTGCTTCCGAAAACCTATGAAGCGCGTTTCGTATCGATTTCCACGAATGGCACCAAAATGCCATTAGATGTAAGCCAAATTCGGTTCTTGGGGCGAGAACGCGTGGCAAATGGCACTTTCGAGGTGAAGGAGGATCTGGATGAATCATTTTCAATATTCGGTGAAACTTTCATCGATTCCATGGGCGACGGCGAGTACAAGCAGCTTCTCTTCACCGCTCCCAAACAATCCGTCTGCAAGGCATTTAAGGCCTATTGGCCGTACTTTGAGCCGAGTATAAAGTTTGGAGTAAACACGGACTTTCCCGTTCATACCCACCCGTGTCCACTGCCCAAGGGAAAATACTACTTGAAGGATGTGGTCCTCAAAGCCGACAATTGGCCGGTTATAATGCCGCGAGGATTTATGAAGGCCGTGGCCACCGTTTTCAAAAATGACGAATATGTCGGCAGTCTAGAAATTGTTTCAAAAATTTCCGACCTGTCTTag